A DNA window from Altererythrobacter sp. B11 contains the following coding sequences:
- a CDS encoding alpha/beta hydrolase yields MNAELRAKLAALGRELTPQMLSGTHEIFAGLNHGMDPATRVTRDHAYGPDPRNRLDLFRQDGLSGAPVLLFLHGGGFVMGDKHTEGSPFYSNVGDLAARRGMLGVTMTYRLAPAHRFPSGPEDVAMAVGWLRDHAAEHGGDPQRIVLVGQSAGAAHVAGYVAHARFHVVPGGGIAGAMMMSGIYDTLTCRPNNFNSAYYGEDRKAWGAASCMAGLLNADVPLCFTISELDPQDFQTQAAQLVGNWGLAHAAYPEMHLLAGHNHLSPTLSIGSGEREIERLVSGFARRAARQA; encoded by the coding sequence ATGAATGCCGAACTGCGCGCGAAGCTGGCGGCGCTGGGGCGCGAATTGACGCCCCAGATGCTCAGCGGAACCCACGAGATCTTTGCCGGGCTCAATCACGGGATGGACCCGGCCACGCGGGTGACGCGCGATCACGCCTATGGCCCCGATCCGCGCAACCGGCTGGACCTGTTCCGGCAGGACGGCCTCAGCGGCGCGCCGGTGCTGCTGTTCCTGCACGGCGGCGGCTTCGTGATGGGGGACAAGCATACGGAGGGCAGCCCCTTCTATTCCAATGTCGGCGATCTCGCCGCCCGGCGGGGGATGCTGGGCGTGACCATGACCTATCGCCTCGCCCCCGCGCACCGCTTCCCCTCCGGCCCGGAAGATGTGGCCATGGCGGTGGGCTGGCTGCGCGATCATGCGGCCGAGCATGGCGGCGACCCGCAGCGGATCGTGCTGGTGGGCCAGTCGGCCGGCGCGGCGCATGTGGCGGGCTATGTCGCCCATGCGCGCTTCCATGTGGTGCCGGGCGGCGGCATCGCCGGGGCGATGATGATGTCGGGCATCTATGACACGCTCACCTGCCGGCCCAACAATTTCAATTCCGCCTATTACGGGGAAGATCGCAAGGCGTGGGGCGCCGCTTCCTGCATGGCCGGGCTGCTGAACGCGGATGTGCCGTTGTGCTTCACCATCTCGGAACTCGATCCGCAGGATTTCCAGACGCAGGCGGCGCAGCTGGTGGGCAATTGGGGGCTGGCCCATGCCGCCTATCCCGAAATGCACCTGCTGGCGGGGCACAATCACCTCTCCCCCACGCTCAGCATCGGATCGGGGGAGCGGGAAATCGAACGGCTGGTGTCCGGCTTCGCCCGGCGGGCGGCGCGGCAGGCCTAG
- a CDS encoding TonB-dependent receptor plug domain-containing protein: protein MRLQYLLLASLILPVAAHAEEEGPVIVVTGRGLDATPATPAYDTVVLDREEITRTASGRLEDALSNIAGFQQFRRSDSRSSNPTAQGATLRALGGNATSRALVLLDGVPMLDPFFGYVPFSAIAPERLDSIRVTRGGGSGPFGSGALAGTIELDSANAATLGLLNGQALVNNRGETELSGTLAPQVGDGFAVVSGRWDRGQGFYTTPDNQRVPATARARYDSWSASGRLVQPLGDSLELQLRGLAFEDNRTLRFDGADSGITGQDVSARLVSRGPWQVDAVAYAQWRNFSNIVISSSQFTPVLDQKDTPASGQGGKLEVRPPVGPDHVLRLGADFRRAEGDLKEDALSAFSGLRTEERFAGGVNTDLGLFVEDDWTIGRLVLTGGLRADRYRIMDGYYRAYSGSTGALVADEIYPDRADWEVSYRAGVAFDATDALRLRAAAYSGLRLPTLNELYRPFVVFPVTTEANAALENERLEGFEAGVDWRPMEGASLSLTAFDNKVKDAITNVTLEPNLRQRRNIDAIDAQGVELGGQLELGQVSFDGTLAYTDATMSGTGLAADLDGFRPSQTPKWAASATLGWHPREGWNLAATLRHVGRQYEDDQETDVLPAATTVDLFAQVPLARGVSFVGRVENLFDEEIVTRNQGGSMDLGTPLTVWGGFRYGF from the coding sequence ATGCGCCTGCAATACCTCCTCCTGGCATCCTTGATTCTGCCCGTGGCAGCCCATGCGGAAGAGGAAGGCCCGGTGATCGTGGTCACCGGGCGCGGGCTCGATGCCACCCCCGCCACCCCGGCTTACGATACGGTGGTGCTGGATCGGGAAGAGATCACCCGCACCGCATCGGGCCGGCTGGAAGATGCGCTGTCCAACATCGCCGGGTTCCAGCAGTTCCGCCGTTCCGACAGCCGATCCTCCAACCCCACGGCGCAGGGCGCCACGCTGCGGGCACTGGGCGGCAATGCCACCAGCCGCGCGCTGGTGCTGCTGGACGGCGTACCGATGCTCGATCCCTTCTTTGGCTATGTCCCCTTTTCCGCCATCGCGCCGGAGCGGCTGGACTCCATTCGCGTCACGCGCGGGGGTGGCTCCGGCCCCTTCGGCTCGGGCGCGCTGGCCGGAACGATCGAGCTGGACAGCGCCAATGCCGCGACGCTGGGCCTGCTGAACGGGCAGGCGCTGGTGAACAATCGCGGGGAGACGGAGCTTTCCGGCACGCTGGCGCCGCAGGTGGGCGATGGTTTTGCCGTGGTCAGCGGCCGGTGGGATCGCGGGCAGGGCTTCTACACCACGCCGGACAATCAGCGCGTGCCCGCCACCGCTCGTGCGCGCTATGATAGCTGGTCCGCCAGCGGCCGGCTGGTGCAGCCGCTGGGCGACAGTCTGGAGCTGCAGCTGCGCGGCCTTGCCTTCGAAGACAATCGCACGCTGCGCTTCGATGGGGCGGACAGCGGCATCACCGGGCAGGATGTCAGCGCCCGGCTGGTCAGCCGCGGGCCGTGGCAGGTGGATGCCGTGGCCTATGCGCAATGGCGCAATTTCAGCAATATCGTGATCTCTTCCAGCCAGTTCACGCCGGTGCTGGACCAGAAGGACACGCCCGCTTCGGGGCAGGGCGGCAAGCTGGAAGTGCGCCCGCCGGTCGGGCCGGATCATGTCCTGCGGCTGGGTGCCGATTTCCGCCGTGCCGAAGGCGATCTGAAAGAAGATGCCCTGTCCGCCTTCAGCGGGCTGCGGACGGAAGAGCGCTTCGCCGGCGGGGTGAACACCGATCTCGGCCTGTTCGTGGAAGATGACTGGACGATCGGCCGGCTGGTGCTGACCGGCGGCCTGCGGGCCGACCGCTATCGCATCATGGATGGCTATTACCGCGCCTATAGCGGCAGCACGGGTGCCCTCGTGGCGGACGAGATCTATCCCGACCGCGCCGATTGGGAGGTGTCCTATCGCGCGGGCGTGGCCTTTGACGCGACCGATGCGCTGCGCCTGCGCGCCGCCGCCTACAGCGGCCTGCGGCTGCCGACGCTGAACGAGCTGTACCGCCCCTTCGTGGTGTTCCCGGTCACGACAGAGGCCAATGCCGCGCTGGAGAACGAGCGGCTGGAAGGCTTCGAGGCCGGAGTGGACTGGCGGCCGATGGAAGGCGCCAGCCTTTCGCTCACCGCCTTCGACAACAAGGTGAAGGACGCCATCACCAATGTGACGCTGGAGCCGAACCTGCGCCAGCGCCGCAATATCGACGCGATCGATGCGCAGGGCGTGGAACTGGGCGGCCAGCTGGAATTGGGGCAGGTGAGCTTCGACGGCACGCTGGCCTATACCGACGCGACGATGAGCGGCACGGGTCTGGCGGCCGATCTCGACGGCTTCCGCCCCTCGCAGACGCCGAAATGGGCGGCCAGCGCCACGCTGGGCTGGCACCCGCGCGAGGGCTGGAATCTTGCCGCCACGTTGCGCCATGTCGGCCGTCAGTATGAGGACGATCAGGAAACCGATGTGCTGCCCGCGGCCACTACGGTCGATCTCTTCGCCCAGGTGCCGCTGGCGCGCGGCGTCAGCTTCGTGGGCCGGGTGGAAAATCTGTTCGACGAGGAAATCGTCACCCGCAACCAGGGCGGATCGATGGACCTGGGCACGCCCCTCACCGTCTGGGGCGGCTTCCGCTACGGCTTCTGA